One Dysidea avara chromosome 8, odDysAvar1.4, whole genome shotgun sequence genomic window, ttgagcagtgctcaaaaaattacctattatgcttttcagaattgcccattattcccaaaattatgccactataattggctaataatgccagttaattgctgtatcagaccattttcattgatgtttaagcttcaaatattCTTgcattctttagctggttgttttattagagtattttgtttcaGTATGACTGCTTTGTTACAGtaaatattcagtgactgcaggggcggaggaagcgTCTACATGTTGGGTAGGCAACTGTAAGATCATACTTCTATGACCATCACCAGCATCATAGTTGTGCAATCACAACCAGCATTTGCAACATTCTTAGGCCAGCTtcataaattttttgaaaaattgctTTCTGCGATTGAATCTGGAGACAATTTCACATCTATAAAATAATGCATAGCTAATATAGTCTAATGGAATGAATAGTCACTGACTGATCTATTAGGGTatcgatgactgttctattagagtatctcgagtgatAATAACCAAAAGCGATCCTAAAAAATCAGAGCAACCAGATGGACTTGGAACATGGCTCAATAGTTACCACTAAAAGTTGGGTAGGCAAATGCCTACCCTTCCTACCCGGTTCCGCCGCCCCtggactgttctatcagagtttctgactgctctattagagtatctcaattttttttaacggaattgtgcaatttgcatattttcctactgttaaagctttataatcacctcagaatgctagcataattcctgattcccacacatacctattattcccgaaattatgccagcataatcgccgcatccctaagtGGGGTAACCTACTTTTATTGAAGTGCTAGCTAAGTACTAGTGTCTTATTACAGTGTTGACCATTAATAGCATCATTTAACAGGTATAATAGTGAATAACTGATGTATGCATGCACTAATAGATGATTCAAAGTTATGGATTATCCAAAATGAACAGGGCTTGGCCCCAGCAGGTTCAGATAAATGAGGTCCAATTGCATACAGTGCACAGGGTCATAGCAAGCAGTCCGGCTGGTCCGGTTTCAGCAAGACTACTTTTCAGTCACTCGGAATTTTGCtgaaaatcaagatactctaatagagcggtcaatgtgttactgtaatagagcagtcaatgcaatagctctaatagagcagttagctATAGATTTCAGTCACCAACCTTACAATTTGCATTTGTATGGTAATTCTAGTCAGGGTTCCAAATTCAATTTCTGAGTCAGAAAGTTCCTGTGGTGCCATGCCCACAGTTTCCCTAAGCATGCTACGTGTAGCCTGACCACTTTTTTGGGCCTTGCTAAGGCTTTGATTGCACTAGCAAAATAACTCTAGCCACACTCTTTTGAAGTGTCTTATTAGTTGAAACTACAGTAAATATAAACAGCAGCAAGCCAGACCACACACACAATCAAGTAAATGTCATTATATAGTAATTACTGCTGTATTAAGCACTTAGCAGAACTCTCTTTACTTCACTTGCTGACTCATAAGTTCAAGTCAATGGAGATCTAAAATATAGTTTCGATCATCTTTAAGAGAAGAAAGAAGCATAATATTTAAATAGTTTATGTGCAGTCATATGTAGATAATTTGGTCCAATGCTTTAAACACTTATTGGAAATTATATAAAACTTCTTTATCAGCAATGGCAAGATACATATGTACAACTAGTGCTAGCCTATATGATATTTGAAGATttaaaatcactctgtatactGCAGCAAATGGTAAATGtcactgtacattttagtgACTGTCACTAAGATTTGcagtgacgttcactatttGCTACAGTATATTCATTATGTTTTATACATACTTTTTCTATATCAGAAAATGTAGCTAGTTATAGAATATAAAAGGTGAATATGtgcaataattatatattttatatagttttattATTACCTGCAGCATGCACAGCATACCGGCCATATATTTGGTGCTATATTTTTGGATCATATAGGTTTAGTTTTACTTCAAGAGTTTCAGCTGCTCTACTGCTAAAATGAAGACATCTAGCTATACATAATTATAGATCATTAAGATATATTACATTCTTTCTATTTTATACTGCTATGATTTTCTTAGTATGACCTGCAAGCCTGCATACATGGACATAATGAACGTGCATTAATGTCTATGTGGAAATCTCTTGGGACCAgtataattatgccagcatactGTAGAGTATAATAGGATCcagaaagcatcaagcataatgctagcataatataAGCTGAATAATTTCAATTTCCAGCAAATTTTGGACAAATATGTATTTCATTGTATAAATTGTTCAATGTACTCCATTACCATAGTAATGATTATTCATTCTAATAAAGCTGTCAAGCACCTTCCACAGTGTTATTTAATTTGAGTGTATAAATCAATTTTACAAATTCTGCAACCTAGTAGTTACTGTAACTGCCATTACTGGGTTTTAAAGCTTTAATGTTCATTAAGTATAATGACAACTTTTCTTaagttactgtataatgtacTTCAGCAAAGTTAGCATAATATTGAGCACAATGAAATAAAGTGAGCATAATATgcgaccagatttgtgaaaaggtatgAAACACTGCTGTTGTATCTGTAATCTAATTTGACCCAGTGAGCAACATGTCATTGTACCATCTCAATATTTTGCATATCCTTCTTTAAGTAGGGTCCCACACTGCTGATCCATACTCTAAGAGTGGTCTCACTAGACTTgtataagggtcattccatgtcaaaccACCGAggaattgtagggtcacctctcagattttgataaaacttagtgtgtttgtagtacctatggtgctcatcacccataccaatttttagcttCATACAccacatggtttctgatttatgaccacaaatatttttaatatttcatgaaaaattgagttacaaaatcaactgtagctcaccactgtgttaatatttaaaaaaattgtgattaaagactgttaattgatctttcaattaatccataaactatggaATATCAAGGTTCAAAAAGCTCCAttaatatatattttaattcttaatatttcaaaaagtgctgcttcaaattatttgaaatttttagtaaataataattgggTTATAGTCTATTGTGGGTAAAATTTCTGTGGTGAGGATGCAATAGCTATAGGTTCAAGAGATATATGTAATTAAATATGttatggtatgtagtggaattttgtagtctattattgctatatgggagtgtacacctgtAATAACCACTCCTGATAAGGCCATACCAACTTTTTCTTAGACtttgaaggtgtccaagtacagtgcaacctgtattagtgaccacctgcaTTGAAAGACCAgctttgtgctgcaatttatttagttgtaTAGTTTTTAAATGAAGCCAGCTTATATAGCTTGCAAAGGCAGTACAATGACCAGCTAATGACACCATGTCAGTTGTTCGATTGAGCATGTAGCACCATACCTGCTGCTTACTTTGGGTAATTATAACAATGAAGATTATTTGAGAGAACAGGGACATCACTTTCAACTGTCACATACAATCCCTGGTACGAGAAAACTGCACTCTTTTGTGCCAATCTCAGATAGCACAGTGGAAATAAAATCTTACTCATAATCTGATGTTTTCAGGAAAGAGAGAGTTGCGCTAGCAAAGAATGAAGTTTCACCAGAATCGACTGCTGGATTTGTCACTTGTTGACATGAAGAGAATCGGTAGTTAGCTTGTGTACTTGAAGTTTGCAGTGACACTAAGGAAGTGAAACTAACATTTCTGCATCCACATGGTACCCAGAGCCCCAGCatatccacactataccaatAGATGACataccaatttttcatgaaatattcaaaatatttgtggttataAATCAGACACTATGTGGTatatgaggctaaaaattggtatgagtgatgagcaccataggtactacagaCACACCacgtttcgtcaaaatccgagaggttcCCTACAATATATTCctcggtgatttgacatggaatgacccataagCTACATAGTTAGTTTCTAGAGGGCATTTATGAAGGTTGCATTTAATGTCCTTGTTGCTTTAGAGGTAATATTAGTGATATGAGGTGAAAATGACATTGTTGAATCAAACGAGCTTCTCGAGATTCCCAAATAAGGGTGCTTGTGGTATGATGTAAACAGTGATCTCCAATTGAATATGTAGAGGTAGATACTAGTCTATTGCAGGTAAGCATTGTATACACACTTTATAAGACTCTCTAATTAAGATTaccgttcactttttgataaaagcaccaaatttcatATGGGGTTTGTAGCACATATTGATTTTGAGGatgcatgtaaaaagtcctttggaacTGTATTTTTTGGACCTTGACAACAAAACTATTTGGAAAACAATCAATATTCTATTAGTTTAAAGGCTGGATCTATTATTAGACCTGTATAAAACCTGCAGCTACAATATGATAACCCATTAAAATGCCACATGAAACGAATAGTTTTCTCAACTTGGCATATACAGTAAACACCAtgactgaaaatgctattttcaaggggTTTTATTAAAGCTGTGTATTTCCAATGCACACAGTTCTGTAGtatcatgtacaaggatcatcctgatgtgtatcatttcttATAGTAAAGCTATATATACAACCAATGATTGCAAGGACAATTGCTTGATTTATGCATAATACAGGGGGATTTCAATAATTTTATATCCACCTGCAATCAATTTAAACTTCATCATTCAATAACACCTGCAATAGTGAAATGATATACATCAGGATAATCCTTGTATAGTACACAATACTGCAGAACTGCGTGCACCGGAAATGCGAAACTTTAGTAAAACCCTTCAGaaaaatagcattttcagtcaATATGTTTACTGCCAGGCTGAGAAAATAATTTGTTTCATGTGGCATTTTAATGGGTTAGCTATCATGttgcagctgcaggctttgtactggtctaatactagatccagccGTTAAACTACCGTATTGTCTAGAATAATGGCCCGGGTGTTTATTTCTTTCGAGCAACTTTCACCCAGACCCAGTGACCTGGGTGAAAAGCTACTTAAGTAAAATAAATGTGTAGGCAACTTTTTACCCAGGCCATTATTCAAGACCGGCCACTATTTGAGGCAATACGGTAATAGGATAttgattgttttccatgtaaacaaatagttttatcAGCAAGGTCCAAAACAATAGggttccaaaggactttttatatgcctaaaatcacttagtacacatgccataagaaatttggtgcttttatcaaaaagtgaacgatgaTCTCAATTAGCTAGGGGGTCTTAGGTGCTGCACTatattttattgcttggatccattttaaattaatttacTAGTTTGTTTGAAAATCTCCTGCTTGAACTTGTACAAAATTAGAAATCATATCCATTTCACGTGACAACAACATGCAGTACTTGTGTTTGTAGGTAGTTAGTACCCTATAGGAGGCCTTGTTGGCATAGGCTTGcatgcataggcggcggaaagggggaggggggggggggggctagggggctgaagcccccccccccccctcagaatgatatcacaccgaaattatctttcttggagtggggtgataaaaatcgagatactctaatagagcagtcactctataatgaagtagtcagtgtgtagcgagctatgtaaggatttttatgtagtttatcagctagaaatggtagctggtgaggtggaaagctcttgtcagttggttttgacctctttttttttggtctcaccttaccaaactatagaaataagtctgggacagcccagccccccccccctcatatcaactacttcctccgccgctgcttgCATGCATACCCATGTGCCTTGGGAAACTCACAAGTAGCTAGCTGCATTCAGGCTGTTCCTTTTCAGTGCTTGAGCTGTTGGTCAATGCGCTAATAAGGCCcgactccaaataaattctctgtttcccgtccaccgcccgcatctagttattATAGTCTAGTATGGCGGCGTATAGCCCctaaaattggcaatattgtgcactttttcataaaaccatgcaactttccacataaatagtactcctcatgacatgtaattttagatatagtgccatcgctgagttgacctttacggccatttctgtacagaaaattgatcatttttgtctttaactccctgaggcagtaattaacttgttaaaacatggtaccaaacaaaagatcttgccaatagaaacaacttggtttttatttgaagtcaataggtgatttcattacaaagttatgatcattttttaCTAGCtgaaaaatttgataaatttacctgccctctaGGTGTAAATTatctgtgggcagataattatgcataaatttatcaaattttgcagttaataaaaatactcataacttaagaatgaaattACCTATTgtcttcaaataaaaaccaactatcagcaagatcttttgtttggtaccatgttttaacaagttaatcactgcctcagggagttaaaaacaaaaatgaataattttctgtacaaaaatggcagtaaaggtcaccaaaggtcaaatcagcgatggcactatatctaaaaatacatgtattgaggagtactatttatgtggaaagtttagtggctttatgaaaagtgcacaattttgggttgtgccgctatactattattattatttattgttaatcagcaggaccctccaggggtataatgctgatgtgcaattacatgtgtacaatttcaattagttacttaactatataagtatgtacaattacgacaagttacttaattatatacatatgtacaattacaataataaactataaaaatatatacaattacgataagttacttaaccatatacataaaaggggctaatttttgcttaaattcttaacactattaccaagagttaatattaTTAAGTCTTGCtattactgtcagctctaaatattccattattccgtattcttccattattttccggttattcttgcatactgagaggttcagtaaaagctatggtaaaagccatcttgaaacagtgtcagctcacgtgtcagcagtgctatcgagttgacacaaacttcacgtttgtactatttttgcaacttgaaaaggaaggaacaagcttaagcatgctttcaTGGTTGTGcatgccaggcaaataatgactttaaaagctgccaatcttataatgaaataatggaaatggaccgcccgcccgcatgcaaatatgcttaaGTCCAGGACGGGagacagagaatttatttggagtggcctaatgtacGGTACTACACAGTTTTACGAAAACTGACTTGAAAATTGTTTTACGGAGAATGGAAATTGTTTTACGGAGTACTGTAAAATGTCCCGGGTATCTGCACTGGACAAGGTTGACACCGTGGATAGCGAGATACCACAGTATTTACGGCTACTAGATGAACTGGCTTCCAAGGTACGTTTACGGATCCTCATTCGTTGCATTGGTAAGTATATGTGCGTCTAGGCAGAGTCGAATACGCAACACGTGACAAACTTACTTGAGAGAATAAATGGAAACGACTGCTGTACCAATGAAGTATGTACCTCGAGTGATACAGTGTTTAACATAATTTTTGCTAGGGTGTCAGCTTGCTTGAGATAAAGTTTCATCTACTACTGAGGTTTGTACAAGTTGTTTGAACCGCATGGTGATCACGTGTACTTTCAGCTATCTTATCAATCTTACTCACGTGATGCAGATAAAAGTACGAGGACAGTCAATCAATGGTTGCGCATCAGTGTTACGTTTAGTGGAAATTAGAACTGTAAGTGTAACGTAACTGTTGCAGTATTTCTATTTGTATctaccagattttggaaaagaTAAGGCCACTGGAACTGCGGTTAAATTATCAGATAGACAAGCTAGTAAAAATGGCTGCCACTGGAAATGGTGAAATATTGTGTATTTCAAATAGTGTATGTATAATCTGTTATCTTCATAGCCTTGACTAATAATCACCCATTACACTTCCGACCTAATCCTGACAACCTTGTCTCTAAGGTGAGCATTTGTTAGAAAATATTAAGGGTAAAATTTGACCAAAGGATTCATACCACATCATTTGGTAAGCATTTGGTCTACTATTTCTGTGGATGGTTATCTTGATGGATTATGTAAAAAATTAACCTTCAAACATTTGTGGTAGTTTGGCATGTTTATTCCTTAGCTGGATGAGTCCGGTAGTGAAGAAGAAGAAGGTtctgatgatgaagatgatggatcAAAGGATAAACAGTCTAATAAAGGAGTCTATGTACCACCTAAACTGGTTGCAGCACATTTCAGTGAGTGGTCACCACCTATCCCAGATAACTGTATGTGTTATTGCTCTGCTGGTGTTTAGGTGATGAGAAGGTTAAGAGGAGACAGATGTTACTACGGAAGAGTGCTATGAATGCTTCTGTACTAGATGACCTGAGAGGTATTTTTTTTGTGTAGACATGGTAATACGGACATAGTTAAAATACTACTAATAAGAGGTGTGGCCAAATTTTCTTTAGAGGAAGGTTTAATTTTGAATGGAGTGCCTGGGTGCTTCCCATATTTGACACAGAAAACAAAATGTGTCCTTGCCAGTAACTACATGACACATCTGCTTACACCACTGTTTATGCATGCAGCCTATTGATTCTAACCTACTGTAATATGTAATAAGTATGCATAAAACGGAATTTTCAAGtaagagaccatagcacatcataCACtgcgatagtagtgtatagtagggaccacaaaggagtaggtgtggcccacgaaatattatcacccaaaaatcagcctcaattttcccaggcgacgatgaggcagtattggttaggtaaaactaagcccaagcaagctttcagatcaacctgaaatgctttcaacaagttgctacagaattttaaattttttttattcaacggaattttctactgactgcctgactgactgcctgatgccttcagacaagtgtaactcgatagcggc contains:
- the LOC136262998 gene encoding neuroguidin-like, whose product is MSRVSALDKVDTVDSEIPQYLRLLDELASKAESNTQHVTNLLERINGNDCCTNEGVSLLEIKFHLLLSYLINLTHVMQIKVRGQSINGCASVLRLVEIRTILEKIRPLELRLNYQIDKLVKMAATGNALTNNHPLHFRPNPDNLVSKLDESGSEEEEGSDDEDDGSKDKQSNKGVYVPPKLVAAHFSDEKVKRRQMLLRKSAMNASVLDDLREEYSEAPLELQTSTQGLRKRKMIDREKEQQKFEEDNFVRLNMKRKKSDNVGRHAAGVVNELTDFGGLRAMTGDTARPSRGKNPKRKTMSKKQKIKLFKKKMKRKK